A DNA window from Branchiostoma lanceolatum isolate klBraLanc5 chromosome 17, klBraLanc5.hap2, whole genome shotgun sequence contains the following coding sequences:
- the LOC136422935 gene encoding prostaglandin reductase 1-like: MVRAKRFVIAGKFDGLPKVTDFQIVEEETPELKNRELLCETLFISVDPYMRVFGRFIKEGDTMLGEVVGRVIESRSTRYPVGATVVAGYGWRTHGVIHEDEKHSLPTAQLRTVPADYPKDLSTGLLLGVTGMPGMTAYFGLLDVCQAKAGETVFVNAAAGAVGSLVGQIGKIKGCKVIGCAGTDDKVNWLRELGFDYVFNYKTKSLDEELKTAAPEGVDCYFDNVGGDFSVSVLKSHMKAQGRVACCGSISTYNNPEAKGQHIFEAIVVKGLKLQGFSGAAYQEDWPAATTQVVKWIREGKVKYKEHVTSGFDQTPQALIGVLTGGNTGKAIVKV, translated from the exons ATGGTGAGGGCTAAGAGGTTCGTCATCGCTGGCAAGTTCGATGGACTGCCGAAGGTGACCGATTTTCAGATCGTAGAGGAGGAGACACCGGAACTGAAGAACAGAG AACTTCTGTGTGAGACCTTATTCATCTCAGTAGATCCATATATGAG GGTCTTTGGCCGTTTCATTAAGGAAGGAGACACGATGCTTGGGGAGGTGGTCGGACG AGTGATCGAGTCCAGAAGCACCCGGTACCCCGTGGGAGCCACAGTTGTGGCCGGGTACGGGTGGCGCACACACGGTGTCATACACGAGGACGAGAAACATTCCCTCCCCACCGCACAACTTCGGACGGTTCCCGCGGACTACCCGAAGGACCTGTCGACTGGACTCCTGTTGGGGGTTACCGGTATGCCGGG TATGACGGCGTACTTCGGACTCCTTGACGTCTGCCAGGCAAAAGCAGGAGAAACTGTCTTTGTCAATGCCGCCGCGGGGGCTGTCGGGAGTTTGGTGGGACAAATTGGCAAGATCAAG GGCTGTAAAGTAATCGGCTGTGCAGGAACTGACGACAAGGTCAATTGGCTCCGTGAACTTGGCTTTGACTATGTCTTCAACTACAAGACTAAGTCTCTGGACGAAGAACTCAAGACTGCCGCGCCTGAAGGCGTAGACTGTTATTTTGACAAT GTTGGGGGTGACTTTTCGGTGTCTGTCCTGAAGAGCCACATGAAGGCACAAGGCCGTGTAGCGTGCTGTGGGAGCATCTCAACCTACAACAACCCTGAGGCCAAAG GTCAACATATCTTTGAAGCTATCGTCGTGAAGGGGTTGAAGCTGCAGGGGTTCTCTGGCGCGGCGTATCAGGAGGACTGGCCCGCGGCTACCACACAGGTGGTGAAATGGATCAGGGAG GGCAAGGTCAAGTACAAGGAACACGTGACCAGTGGCTTTGATCAGACGCCCCAGGCTCTGATTGGTGTGTTGACTGGCGGGAACACCGGCAAGGCGATCGTCAAGGTCTAA
- the LOC136423082 gene encoding complement C1q tumor necrosis factor-related protein 4-like, giving the protein MAVWTIAVLLTVFQVTSGDIGGPTMICTPTMICTSTSSPRVAFTLTRSSDLGPVSSTADLTVTFDHVLTDVGGSFTDVTNPSVFNCQHPGVYQFSFSALSQRERSAFMQLMKNGQFQLAMWAGQSSSSGSGSNTAVLELEQGDRVWLAIGSPDRYALHSNNHRYISFTGVLLYST; this is encoded by the exons ATGGCCGTGTGGACGATCGCAGTTCTTCTTACCGTTTTTCAGG TGACGTCAGGGGACATTGGTGGCCCTACGATGATTTGCACCCCTACGATGATTTGCACATCTACATCAAGTCCCCGT gtTGCCTTCACCCTGACCCGTTCGAGTGACCTGGGCCCGGTGTCTAGTACAGCTGACCTGACCGTGACCTTTGACCATGTGCTGACTGACGTCGGCGGCAGCTTTACTGACGTCACCAACCCGTCTGTCTTTAACTGTCAACATCCGGGTGTCTATCAGTTCAG CTTCTCTGCACTGTCACAGAGGGAGCGTTCTGCCTTCATGCAGCTGATGAAAAACGGGCAGTTCCAG CTTGCCATGTGGGCTGGGCAGAGTTCGAGCTCTGGCAGCGGGTCCAACACAGCAGTGCTGGAGTTGGAGCAAGGGGACCGAGTCTGGCTGGCTATCGGGAGTCCTGACAGATACGCCTTACACAGTAATAACCACCGCTATATCAGCTTTACAGGGGTTCTGTTGTACTCTACCTAA
- the LOC136423080 gene encoding leukocyte elastase inhibitor A-like, with translation MPGHCLFGLLVAMATLGSSASQESTPLADINSEFGLELYKTLHKDRPENIFFSPFSISTCLAMTYLGARNDTAQQMSRVLRFHKMDASDLHVLFHDLLTQLHHSDRPYTLKTANRLFSQNSFEFAQKFLDETSRHYRAQLAPVDFHGNTEGARQTINYWVEEQTENKIQDLLAPGTVTPATMLVLVNAIYFKGSWERKFDKSRTRLGTFHVSRDEKVEVPMMHQQGRFKLAYDEDLNCQILEMPYQGKHLSMLFVLPEKMDALSTIETSLTPDLLRRWQKSMDEVSTMVQIPKFKLVHDFVLNEKLADMGMTDLFSMADADLSGITGSRDLHISQVIHKAFVEVNEEGSEAAAATAVNMMKRSLDGETFFADHPFLFLIRDNDSNSILFLGRLVRPEGLTTKDEL, from the exons ATGCCTGGACACTGCCTCTTTGGCctcctggttgccatggcaactctaGGAAGCTCCGCATCACAAGAGTCCACCCCATTGGCTGACATCAACAGCGAGTTTGGCCTGGAGCTGTACAAGACGCTCCACAAGGATCGTCCCGAGAACATCTTCTTCTCACCCTTCAGTATCTCCACCTGTCTGGCCATGACTTACCTGGGGGCAAGGAATGATACAGCGCAACAG ATGAGTCGAGTGCTTCGCTTTCACAAGATGGATGCCTCCGACCTTCACGTGTTGTTCCACGACCTTCTGACCCAGCTGCACCACTCAGACAGGCCATACACACTCAAGACCGCAAACCGGCTCTTCAGTCAGAACTCTTTCGAGTTTGCGCAAAAGTTTCTGGATGAAACGTCCAGACATTACAGGGCGCAGTTGGCTCCCGTAGACTTCCACGGAAACACAGAGGGCGCACGGCAAACTATCAACTACTGGGTGGAGGAACAAACAGAGAACAAAATACAAGATCTTTTAGCACCAG GAACCGTGACCCCTGCTACCATGTTAGTGCTGGTCAACGCCATCTACTTCAAGGGCAGCTGGGAACGCAAGTTCGACAAATCACGTACGAGGCTCGGTACCTTCCACGTCAGCCGCGACGAGAAGGTCGAAGTACCCATGATGCATCAGCAAGGCCGGTTCAAACTCGCCTACGACGAGGACCTCAACTGCCAAATCCTAGAGATGCCTTACCAAGGCAAACATCTTAGCATGCTGTTTGTGTTGCCGGAAAAGATGGACGCTCTGAGCACCATCGAGACGTCCTTGACGCCAGACTTACTCCGTCGCTGGCAGAAGTCTATGGACGAGGTTTCCACCATGGTCCAAATCCCCAAGTTCAAACTCGTTCACGATTTCGTCCTGAATGAAAAGCTAGCGGACATGGGGATGACGGACTTGTTCAGCATGGCGGACGCCGACCTGTCTGGGATCACGGGTTCGCGTGACCTTCACATCAGCCAGGTCATCCACAAGGCGTTTGTAGAGGTCAACGAGGAGGGCAGCGAGGCCGCAGCAGCGACGGCGGTGAACATGATGAAACGATCACTGGATGGGGAGACGTTCTTTGCCGACCACCCCTTCCTGTTTCTGATCAGAGACAATGACTCAAACTCTATCCTGTTTCTTGGTCGACTGGTGCGACCAGAAGGACTAACTACAAAGGATGAACTGTAA